The region TCCTCGAGACCGTGTCGTGATCCCTCGCGGCCGAGGCCAGATGCCTTGACACCACCGAAGGGCGCCATCGGGTTGGATATGGCGCCTTCGTTGACACCCACCATGCCCGCTTCGAGCGCATCGGCAACCCGCCAGCAGCGGTGAATGTCGCGGCTGTAAAAGTAGGCTGCCAGGCCATAGGGCGTATCGTTGGCAATGCGGATGGCTTCTTCTTCTGTGTCGAAGGTCATGATCGCCGCCAGCGGTCCGAAGGTTTCCTCGTGGCACACCTGCATCTCGGTCGACACGTCGGAAATCAACACAGGGTGTACGAAACTGCCCTCGTCGCTATCGGGAGCGGGGCCGTAAAGGTGGGTGGCACCTTTATCAATCGCATCCTGATAATGCTGCTGCACTTTTTCAGCCGCCGCGCGGTTGATCAAAGGGGCCTGCGTGACGCCGTCGTCAAGACCATTGCCGAGCTTCAGCTCGCCCATTGCCTTGGCCAGCAGCGAAGCGAATTTCTCGTGTACGCTGCGTTGGACCAGAAAACGGTTGGCGCAGACGCAGGTCTGCCCGGTGTTGCGGAATTTGCAGATCATCGCACCTTCAACGGCGCGCTCGAGATCCGCATCATCAAAGACAATGAACGGTGCGTTGCCGCCCAGCTCCAACGAAACCTTCTGAATATGTTCTGCGCACTGGGCCATCAACTGGCTGCCGACGCCGGTCGACCCGGTGAAACTGAGCTTGCGCACGATCGGGCTGCTGGTCAGCACCTTGCCGATCATCTTCGAATCACCGGTAACGATGTTGAACACGCCCGGCGGAATGCCCGCTTCGTGGGCGAGTTCGGCGAGTGCGAGTGCCGTATAAGGAGTTGCCTCTGAAGGCTTGACGATCATGCTGCAGCCGGCTGCCAGCGCCGCGCCGGCCTTGCGGGTGATCATCGCCGCCGGGAAATTCCACGGCGTTATGGCTGCCGTGACGCCCACCGGCTGGCGGGTGACGATAATGTGCTGGCCAGGTTTGGCACCGGGGATGGTTTCGCCATACATGCGCGGTGCTTCTTCGGCAAACCAGCGAACGAAGGACGCGGCATAGGCTACCTCGCCACGGGATTCAACCAGTGGCTTGCCCTGTTCCATGGTCATCAGGGTGGCGATATCTTCCTGGTGATCAAGCATAAGCTGATACCAGCGCATCAGCAGATTGGCGCGCTCCTGGGCGGTGGTTTTTTTCCAGGAATCGAAAGCCGTCTGGGCAGTATCAATCGTTGATTCGATCTCCGCTGCGCTTAGTGATGGAATGTTGCCGAGATCCTCGCCGGTGGCGGGGTTGTCTACGCTGATACGGGCTTCGTTCTGGGCATCGACCCAGTTCCCGCCTATGTAACATTGCTGGCGAAACAAGCGTGGTGAACTCAAGCGGGAAAGTGACATCAAGCCTCCTGTTTTATAGATGCGTCACTGAAACGCAAGGGCTGCTGGCTCGCGCTGAGTCAACCAACCCTTGTCCCAGCGTAGGCAGGTTAATGAGGCTATGCAACCCTGGCTGCAGAAGCGCGTTCATGCGGGCTGAAACGCAGCGGCGAGGCGTCTGGAACAAGCTCTCAAAGCTGGTGTTTGTCAAGCAACAAGCACTTGCCTTTCCGGGGGTGGTGAGCCTGAATGGAGCAGGGATTAGTGAACCTGAGGATCACGATGGTCGAGGGATGTCGCTGTTATATGCATTGCGCGTTAGCGCCACGCCTTTTGAACAACAAGCGAGGGAGCACGGATATGAGTTTTAATTTCGACCAGGAGATCTGCCGCGAAGGCACCCAGTCTGTCAAATACGATGCGCGCAGGGCGGTGTTCGGCGGCGAGGATGTGATGCCGCTGTGGGTGGCCGACATGGATTTCGCTGCGCCCGAAGCGGTCACCCGCGCGCTGGTCGAACGTGCGCAGCATCCGGTTTACGGTTATAGCCTGTTCCCCGATAGCTTGTATCAGTCAATGATCGACTGGTTTGCTACCCGGCACGACTGGCATATCGAACGTGACTGGATACTCATGGCCCCCGGAGTCGTGCCGTCTATTCACGCAGCCATCATGGCCTTTGCCAAGCCGGGCGAGGGCATTATCGTCCAGTCACCGGTGTATCCACCTTTCTTCAGCTCGGTCAACAAGACTGGACGGCGGCTGATCGATAATCCGTTGCGCCTGGAAAACGGGCGGTATCGGATGGATATGGAGCACCTTGAACAATGCGCGGCGGCGGGTGCGCGGATGCTGATTCTGTGCTCCCCGCATAATCCCGTCGGGCGCGTCTGGGATGAACAGGAATTACGCGCAGTGCTGGCAATTGCCCGGCGCCATGAATTGATGGTGCTGTCCGACGACATTCATTGTGATCTGGTGTTTTCCGGTAAACGTCATCTGATGCTGGCCAATCTGGCGCAGGCGGGCGATCAGGTCGTTACCGCGGTGGCGCCGAGCAAGACGTTCAATGTACCCGGGCTGGGGCTGTCAGCGCTGGTGGTTCCCGATCCGGAGCACCGCAAGGCACTCAAGCAGGTATTCGAAACCCTGCACATGGAGCAGGCCAATCCCTTCAGTCTTACTGCGTTCGAAGCGGCGTATCGATGCGGCGGCCCGTGGCTGGATGCGTTGCTGAATTATCTGCAGGACAACCGCCGTTTCGTCAGCGAATACCTGCACGAGCATATACCCCGCATCAGTCTGATCGAACCGGAAGGCACCTACCTGCTTTGGCTGGATTGTCGTGGACTGGGGTTAAACGATGCCGGGCTCAAGGCTTTTTTCATCAAGCAGGCCGGGCTGGGACTCAATCCCGGAATCAGCTTTGGCGAGGGCGGTAGCGGCTTCATGCGGCTGAATATCGGCACCCGTCGAACCAACCTGCAGCGGGCGATGGACCAGCTTCGCCTGGCGGTTGAAACAATGTCCTCCAAGTGACGAACGGTTCGCAAACCGCTGCCTGCGGAACGGCACTTTTCAAGCGGTACAGCGTCCTAGCGCTACGCTTGTAGCAAGAGCGTTGTGGCAAGTCGTTCCAGGAAAATGTTTGTTGAAACGTCGTGTTTCCTTTTCGTGCAATCTGCTTCACGCCAGCTGCTGACCGCCGGATAGGTATCCGGTTGAACACGGAAAAAAGGAAACACTATGACGAAGACCAATCTGGCGTGCTGGATGGCATTGGCGCTGATGACGACAGGCTGTGGCGGGGGAGGCGGAGGCGGATCGGATACACCCGATACACCGGTTGATACCCCAACGGATACTCCAGCTGATCCGCCACCCGTAGAGGATCCGCCAGCAACTGATCCGCCGCCAATCGATGAGCCACCCGCCGAAGAACCCCCTGTCAGCGACCCACCAGCGGGCGGCGGCGCGGTATCACAGCCAGCGCCTTCGATCGGCTGCGGCGGGCCGGCGCCGAAAGCGGGCGCCCGTACCATCTCTGTGGCCGGTATTGACCGGCAATACATTCTCGATCTTCCTACCGGCTACGATGCCAGCAAAGCCTATCCGCTAGTATTCAGCTTCCATGGTCGGGGGCGCGAGGCTGGCGAATATCGCGACAGCAACAGTCTCAAGGAAACAGTCGGTGACGCCGTGATACTTGTCCACCCTCAGGGTGTGCCCGATCCGAGCGCACCGGTTGAACCGGGGCGGGACAGTTGGGAGCGTACCGGGGATCGTGACATCGCCTTCTTTGACGCAATACACAACGAATTAACCAGCGAAGCCTGTGTTGATGAAGATCGCGTATTCACGACAGGCATGAGCATGGGTGGCTTCTTTGCTGCCCGGCTGGCATGCGAACGCGGTGATGTGGTGCGGGCATTTGCTTCGGCTGCCGCCGGGCCACCATTGAAAAGCGCCACCGAGTGCGTCGGGCGCGCCGCCGCCTGGACCGCCCATGATCCCCAGGACGAGTTGATCGATTACACAACCGATGGGCTGGCGCTTCGGGACTACTGGCTGGACGCCAACGTCTGCGGTGAGGAAACCCGCCAGTTGAGTGACGGTTGTGTTGAATACACCAACTGCGATGCGGGTTACCCGGCGCGCTGGTGTCAATACAGCCAGGCAGACAAGCCCTATTCCAATCATCACGAATGGCCGAGTTTCGCTCCTCGCGCGGCGGCCGACTTCTTTCTTGCACTTGACTGACCAGCCGTGGGAAAGCGGGCCGGCTGGCCTCGCTTTCCCAACCATCACCTATCGATAACGCTCACCGCCCGCCTATTACTGAAGTCGCTGCTGGAAAACAGCAAGCTCCCTGAAAGTGGCATTTTGGCAGTATCCGTTGAGCGAAAAACTCACTGCTGAAGTTGAAGTTCATCACAAGCCGAACGGTCAAGACTGCACTTTACAAGGGGCGGGGCGTCAGACTCGGCTGACGCTTGTGGCTTGAGCGTGCGAGTAAGTCGTAGTAGGAAAATGTTTCTTGAAAACGTCGTGTTTCCTTTCGTGCAGTCTGCTTCACGTCTGCTGCTGACCACCGGAATGTTCCGGGTGACTATAAGGGGGACACGATGACCAAATATAAATTGCTTTACTGTGTGGCGCTGGCGATTCTGGCGACGGGTTGTAGCAGCGGAGACGACGATGACGATTATGAAACCGCGCCTGATGTCATTACCGAACCTGAGCCAGGCGCAGATCCTGGCACAGACCCTGGCACAAACGCTGGCACTGAGCCGCCGGTCACTGGCGATCCTGCTCCAGCTGACCCGGTAGATCCGCCACCGGCTGATGATCCGATAGCCGAGCCGCCACCACCGCCAACTGCGGGACCCACGCCTGCAGCACCGTCCATAGGCTGCGGCGGACCAGCACCGCAAGCCGGTAGCCGGACTATCGCAGTGGGCGGGGATGACCGGCGTTATATCCTTGACCTTCCGACTGGCTACGATCCGGAGAAAGCTTACCCGGTGGTATTCAGCTTCCACGGACGCGGAGACGAACTGAAGGGAAAGGACAACAACTACAAAGCGACCAACGGCATAGTCGAAACCATGGGCGAAGCTGCGATAGTGGTCCACCCCCAGGGCATGCCGGTTCCCAGCGCAGCGGAATATCCCGAGCGTAGGAGCTGGGAGACCGTTGGCTCGCGGGATGTGGCCTTCTTCGATGCGATGTATGAAGAACTGCGCGGCGAAGCCTGTGTGGATGAGAACCGTGTATTCACCATGGGCATGAGTATGGGCGGTTTGTTCGCTTCTCGCCTGGCCTGTGAACGGGGCGATGTGGTTCGCGCATTCTCGGCCGTCGCTTCGGCGCCGCCGCAAAAGAGCGCTTCGGAGTGCGTCGGGCGCGCTGCGGCCTGGGCAGCACACGATCCGCAGGACAAACTCATTCCCTATACAGACGGGCTGGCCCAGCGACAATACTGGGTAGACGCCAACATGTGTGGCGAGGAGACGCGTCAGCTTGAGAATGGTTGTGTGGAATACACCAACTGTGACACCGGATATCCGGTGCGCTGGTGTGAGTACAGCCTGGCAGAGCAGCCTAACTCTAGAAACCACGAATGGCCTGGCTTTGCTGCGAGCCAAAGCGCGGCGTTCTTCCAATCGCTTGACTGATTTGAACTAAGCACCTGGGATGCGGGCCGCTCATGGCCCGCGTTCTGCTGTCAAATCGTCGCTGTACCGAATTGCAGCTCGGCCAAGCGTGCATAAAGGCCGTTATGTCTTACCAGCTCATCGTGCGTACCTAGCGCAACCAGGCATCCTTTATCGATTACCGCGATGCGATCCGCATTCTTTACCGTTGCCAGACGGTGGGCAATGACGATGGTTGTCCGGTCCTTGGTTAATCTGGGCATGGCCTGCTGAATAAGATATTCGCTGCGTGCATCCAGCGCGCTGGTTGCTTCGTCGAGCAGCAGAATCGGGGCATCGGTCAACAGCGCACGGGCAATGGCCAACCGCTGCTTCTGCCCGCCTGACAGACCCAATCCTGCATCACCGAGTTGCGTCTCATAGCCGTTGGGCATGTCTGCGATGAACTCATCGGCGTGTGCGGCGCGGGCAGCAGCCTCGATAGCCGACTCGTCTGCTTCCGGGCGCCCGTAACGGATGTTCTCGGCTACGCTACCGTAGAACAGTGCCGGGTTTTGCGAAACCAGTGCGAAGCAGGCGCGCACTTGTGCCGGGTCGAGGCAACGGATATCGAGACCATCAATGGTGATGCGTCCGTCGGTGACATCGAAAAAGCGTAGCAGCAGATCAAACAAGGTGGACTTTCCGGCGCCGGACGGCCCGACCAGCGCAAGCGTTTCCCCAAGGCGTATATCGAGGGAAAAACGTCTGATCACCGGCAAATCAGGGCGGGTGGAAAAGCTGAAATACACCTGCTCAAAGGTGATGCCCTGCGAAAGCCTCTCAGGTAATTGCAGCAAACCGGTCCTGGGTGCGCTGATTTCCTGTTTGGTACGCAGCAGCTCGACGATACGGGCGCCGGCGCCCGCGGCCCGTTGCAACTCACCAATCACCTCGCTAAGCGCGCCGGCCGCAAGCCCCACAATGAGGCTGTAAAACAGAAAGGCGGCCAGTTCACCGAGGCTGATCCTGCCGGCGATAACATCCAGTCCACCGACCCAGATCATCATCCCGATTGCGCCAAGTACCAGCACGATCACGATGGACATCAGCCAGGCGCGCTGACGGATGCGGCTTCTGGATACTTCAAAGGCTTGTTCGACGACGGTGCTGAAACGCGCCCGGTCCTGCGCCTGGTGATTGTAAGCCTGGACCGTCTTGATCTGACCGAGCACTTCACCGACATAACTGCCGACGTCCGCGACCCGGTCCTGACTCAGCCGTGAAAGCCTGCGCACGCGTCGACCGAAGTAGATGATCGGCGCAATAATCAATGGGACAGCCAGCATGACGATACTGGTGAGTTTAGGATTCGTAACCACCAGCAGGACGATGCCACCGATCAGCATCAGTCCATTGCGCAGAGCGATGGACAGCGTCGATCCGATCACTGACTGCAGCACGGTGGTATCAGCAGTGAGCCGCGACTGAATCTCTAAACCGCGGTTGGTCTCGAAAAAACCGGGATGCAGGTCAATGACGTGATCGAATACCTGCCGGCGGATGTCCGCCACGACTCGCTCGCCAATCCAGGACACCAGATAAAAGCGCGCATAGGTGCCGATGGCCAACGCCACTACCATCAGCAGAAAAACGCTGACACTCTGATTAAGCAGCTCAGGTGAGCCGGTGACGAATCCCTGATCGACCATCAGGCGAAGCCCCTGGCCGAGTGAAAGCGTGATCCCTGCCGTGAACACCAATGCGAGCAGAGCGCCTGCGACCCGCCAGCGATAGGGCGCGATGAAACGCAGAGCGAAGCCTAGTGTCTCGTACTGGTGAGGCCTTGACATGAGGGCTCCGGTCGAAAGTGGGATCGCTATGCTACCTTGAATCGAAACCTGCCGATAACGGGGCGCTACGGATTTGTTGACGATGTCCGCCGTAACTCAAAAGGCAGGATTTGATCCGCCCGGGATCCATCAGTGCAATGGTCTGTTGCAGGCATGCAGCAATTGTTTCTGTCATCATGATCGCTTTGGTTCCGGCTGCGCACCAGTCGGGGCTCGTCTCCGGAATACCCTATGCCGTTAAAGATACTTCTCATCCTGGGTGGTCTGAGTGCCTTTGGTCCACTCGCCATAGATCTGTACCTGCCTGCCTTTCCGGCAATGGCCGAAGTATTCGCGACGGACAGCGAGCACATCCAGCTGAGTCTTTCCGCCTACTTCCTGGGGTTAGCGCTGGGTCAGGTGTTCTACGGCCCGATCGCAGACCGCTTTGGGCGCCGCAAGCCCTTGCTGTTCGGTATCGGGCTCTTCTGCGCCGCGTCGTTGGCCTGTGCTCTGGCACCCACGCTTGAATGGCTGATCGCAGCGCGCTTCGCTCAGGCGCTCGGCGGTTGCGCCGGTATTGTAGTGAACAGGGCGGTGGTGCGGGATTTATGTGAGCCGATTGAAGCCGCCAAGGCGTTCTCGCAGTTGATGCTGGTAATGGGGGTTGCGCCCATCCTGGCGCCGTTGGCCGGCGGCTGGCTGTTGGCGTTGGGTAACTGGACATGGATATTCCTGTTCCTGACGCTCTTTTCTGCGGCGTTTTCCCTGGCAGTCTTTTTCGGGCTCAAGGAAACGCTGGCGCCTAGCGCTACGCCACCGGCCCTGTCCAGCGCACTGGGACGGTACCGCAGGTTGCTGGGTGAGCCGCTGTTCATGTTTCACGCGCTTACCGGTGGTATCGCGATGGCCGGGATGTTCGCCTATATCGCCGGTTCTCCGTTCTTGATTATCGAGCTGTATGGCGTAGCGCCCGCGCATTTTGGCTGGTTCTTCGCGGTCAATGCGTCCGGTTTCATTCTGTTCGCACAGGTCAATGGCTGGCTCCTGCGCCGTCATCCCCCGATGAAGCTGCTGCGATTTACCACCATATTCTTCGCCGCGTGCAACCTCATCCTGCTGGGGGTCGCGCTCTACCAACCGGATACGCTGTGGCCGTTCCTGCTGCCGTTGTTTGGCAGTGTGGCTGTGATTGCGCTGGTACTCCCCAACTCATCTGCGGAAGCCATGGCCGGGCAGGGGCACCAGGCGGGGGTTGCGTCGGCGTTGATGGGTACCATGCAATTCGTGATAGCGGGGATTACCTCTGCACTGGTTGGTATTCTGCATGATGGTACGGCGGTGCCCATGACGGCTGTCATGGCCGCGTGCGGGGCAGGTACCTTGGTGATGGCGTGCATGGCTCAACACACAGCGACAAAACGAGCCCGGGTCGCGCTGCCCGGCTGAAGTCGGTGAGCGCGACGGGGGCTAACGGTAACGGCGCTCGTATTGGCGGCGTTGCATCGGGCCCGAGTCATGCATCTGGGGTGGCCTGCGCATTTGAGAATTACCCGAGCCTAGCCGGTTTTCGCCCGCCCGTGGATTGCCTGGATGCGCATGCGGCTGCGGGTTATGCGGTCTGTGCTTACGATATTGCGAGGACCTGTCGTATCCGCGGTGTTGTTGGTCTGCCCGGTGGTGCCGGCTGCGCTCGTGATGGCGGTCCTGGTAGCTCGGGCTGAGTCCCGGGCGAGAATCCTCCGAGCTGAAATGCAGCCGATAACCGCTGGATTGCACCTGCACTGAGGGCGCCGAGCGATAGCGCTCGTGCGTCGCGCGGTAATGGTCAGGCGCGCGGTAATGCCTGTCGCTATAATAATTCGTCTGAGGCGGAGCGGCTCGATAATGTCCACCGTCGGCGTATACCGGGCTGGTCAACAAAAACCCTGTGAAAAGCGCCGGCAGGCACAGCAGCTGGATGACACGACAATATGTCATGGGCGGAACTCCCGGTGACGGTGCTGGATTGTAGACTGTGCCTGGGCAGCGATTCGGTGCATGACACAGCTATATCCATGGGACTGCGTTAAGCCGCAAAGGTCAATGTCAGCTGCGCGCTTTGTGACCGCCGGCGCGCCTAAAGAGTAACGGCGTAAGACAGCGGCGCCTTTGCCAGCTGGTCCAACAGTTCCGACTCTTCATCCAGACACCGCAGATCCAGAATCAGGCGCCCGTCGTTGATGCGTCCGATGATGGGGATTGGTAATGAGCGCAACGCTTTCTGAACGGATTGCAGGCTGCGGTTGGCCTCGCGCTTTCTCGCCATGGGAGAAAGCACCAGCGCCTGGCTGGGAAGTTGCTCGACGGGGAGGGCGCCGCTGCCGATCTGGCCCATTACAGGTTCCGAGGTCACGCTGAATGCTTCGCCTGCCCACAGCTGCATCGCCGGCCGCAGGCGTTCGGCCTGTTCGGCGATCTCCGCTTGTGGTCGACTTAGCCAGCGCAGGCTGGGCAAGTGCCTGGCGAGTCGATCGGGGTTGGAGTAGATGCGCAGTACTGCTTCCAGCGCGGCGAGGGTCACCTTGTCGCATCGCAGTGCGCGCTTGAGGGCATTCTTTTTTAGTTTATCAATCAGCTCACGCTTGCCGACGATAATCCCCGCCTGAGGACCACCCAGCAGTTTGTCCCCGCTGAAGGACACGAGATCCGCCCCGTTATTCAGGCTGTCCATCGGGGTCGGTTCGTAGGGCAATCCCCAGCGCCGCAGGTCCACCAGACTGCCGCTACCCAGATCCACTGTGTAGGGCACGCCATGCTCATGCGCGGCCTGCGCCAACTGCGCTTCGGGTACGCTGGCGGTAAAGCCCTGGATAACGTAGTTACTGGTATGCACTGTCATCATCAACCCTGTCCGGGCGTTCGCCGCCTCCTTGTAGTCCTTGAGATGGGTGCGATTCGTGGTGCCCACTTCGCGCAGTTTGCACTGGGCGCGTTGCATGATGTCAGGCACGCGGAAGGCGCCGCCGATCTCTACCAGTTCGCCGCGCGATACGATTACTTCCTTGCCGCGCGCCAAAGTGTTGAGCATCAGCAATACGGCTGAGGCGTTATTATTCACCACCGTCGCGGCTTCGGCGCCGGTGAGTCGACACAGCCAGGCCTCCACGTGGCTGTCACGATCGCCGCGCTTGCCCTTGTCCAGATCAAACTCAAGATTGCTGGCGCCGCGGGCGACGTCACACATTGCCTGAATGGCTTCTTCGGGTAGCGGTGCACGACCGAGATTGGTATGCAGGACAGTGCCGGTCAGGTTGAAGACTTTGCGCAGGGACGGGGTTAGCAGTCGCAGCAAGTGATCCTCTACTGCTGCGGCGAGCTGGTCCGTCTCGCACGGGCAATTATTCTGACGCAGTTGATCCAGCTCCTCGATCACAGCCTGTTTGACCAGTGGCTGACCATGATCTTGCTGTAACTGGCGGATGAGCGGCCAGGCGAGAACCTGATCGACAGAGGGTAACAGGCGGCGAATGTCTGCTTGCTGGTTCATGGGGCTCCGGCGTAAGGGTCAGTAGTGGGAGCGACAGGCGCTTCTGTATGTGACCCGACCTTAACATGGCGGTTCGATTCGCTGTGGTCCGGGGGAGTCGGTTTCGCTTGGGCAGATTAGCCGGGCATGGATCAGCCTGGTCGTAACGCAGGCGCACTACAACCCCAGGGTCGCCTTGGAGCAAGCTCGGCGAGAATGAAGGCTTTGAATATGAGTTTTGGCCTAGCGCAGGGGCGCTTCATCCAAAGGAAGGTGTATAAAAAACGCCGCCATCCCACAAGATGACGGCGTCTGTCAGTGCTGACTATGCAGGCGAGGCATCAACCTCCATGCAGGCTCAGGCGTCGGCCCAGCGCTTGAGGATCAGCGTAGCGTTGGTGCCGCCGAAGCCGAAGCTGTTGGACATCATCAGATCCACGGCCTGATCCAGCCGCTCGCGCAGGATTGGCAGGTCCGCTGCGTTCTCGTCCAGCTCCTCGATGTTGGCCGAGGCGGCCAGGAAGTTATCGCGCATCATCAGCAGACAGTAGATAGCTTCCTGTACACCGGCCGCACCCAGCGAGTGACCTGAAAGGCTCTTGGTCGAGCTGATTTTTGGAGCCTTGTCACCGAATACTTCGCGGATGGCCTTGAGCTCTGCAACGTCGCCGACCGGAGTAGAGGTGCCGTGCGTGTTGAGGTATTCGATGGCGCCATCAACGGTAGCCAGTGCCTGTTGCATACAACGGACAGCGCCTTCGCCGCTGGGGGCAACCATGTCGTAACCATCCGAGGTTGCGCCATAACCAACCACTTCAGCGTAGATCTTGGCGCCACGGGCCAGAGCATGTTCCAGCTCTTCGACCACAACCATGCCGCCGCCGCCAGCAATGACGAAGCCGTCACGCTTGCTGTCATAGGCGCGTGAGGCTTTTTCCGGCGTTTCGTTGTATTGCGTGGACAATGCGCCCATGGCGTCGAACAGCATGGACTGGGACCAGTGTTCCTCTTCGCCGCCGCCGGCGAAGACAATGTCCTGCTTGCCCAGCTGGATCAGTTCGGCAGCGTGACCGATACAATGCGCACTGGTCGCGCAGGCAGAGGAGATAGAGTAGTTGACGCCCTTGATCTTGAATGGGGTGGCCAGGCAGGCAGACACGGTGCTGCTCATGGTACGTGGCACACGATACGGCCCGATCTTCTTCACGCCTTTCTCGCGCAGAATATCCACCGACTCCATTTGGTTCAGTGTCGAGGCGCCACCACTGCCGGCGACCAGACCGGTGCGGAAGTTGCTGACCTGCTCTTCTGACAGACCGGCATCTGCAATGGCCTGTTGCATGGACAGATAAGCAAAGGCTGCAGCGTCACCCATGAAACGTTTGACCTTGCGATCAATGGCGGCATCCAGATCTATCTTAACGCTGCCGGAGACCTGACTACGCAGGCCCATTTCCTTGTACTCAGGGTTGAAGGTAATGCCCGGCTTGCCTTCTTTAAGGCTGGCAGCCACGGATTCGATATCCTGGCCAAGGCAGGACACGATACCCATACCGGTAATCACGACGCGACGCATAGTGATGATCCTCAGAAACTGTCAGTAGAAGTAAACAGACCTACCCGCAGACCTTCGGCGGTATAGATCTCGCGACCGTCAACGGCCATGCTGCCATCGGCGATGCCGAGAGTCAGGGAGCGATTGATGGTGCGTTTGATATGAATAGTATAGGTAACCTTCTTCGCGGTCGGCAGGACCTGACCGAAGAACTTCACTTCGCCGGAGCCGAGCGCACGACCGCGGCCCTCAAAGCCCAACCAGCCAAGATGGAAGCCAACCAATTGCCACATCGCATCCAGACCCAGGCATCCGGGCATGACCGGATCACCTTCGAAGTGACACGCAAAAAACCACAAGTCAGGATGGATATCCAGCTCGGCAACGATCTCACCCTTGCCAAAGCGGCCGCCGGTCTCACTGATATGGACGATCCGGTCGATCATCAACATGTTCGGGGCGGGCAATTGCGCGTTACCGGGACCGAATAATTCACCGCGGCTGCACTGTAGCAGCTCTTCCCGGCTGTACGCGTTTTGTCTAGACATAGAAGCTCCTGCTCATCCCCAATCGTGGGGCGCTAATGATTCGGCTTGGCGGTAATAATTGTGTGGGGCATCCGCCAGCGTAAGCTCAGACTGCTGACCAGGGGCGAAAGTCACACCATGTCAGACCAGAGGCGCTAGAGGATACTCGCAAGGCCCGCCGAGGACAAAATTTCTTGTCCCCGGCGGTAGCTGGATCAATAGTGAGTT is a window of Pseudomonas sp. gcc21 DNA encoding:
- a CDS encoding NAD-dependent succinate-semialdehyde dehydrogenase, producing the protein MSLSRLSSPRLFRQQCYIGGNWVDAQNEARISVDNPATGEDLGNIPSLSAAEIESTIDTAQTAFDSWKKTTAQERANLLMRWYQLMLDHQEDIATLMTMEQGKPLVESRGEVAYAASFVRWFAEEAPRMYGETIPGAKPGQHIIVTRQPVGVTAAITPWNFPAAMITRKAGAALAAGCSMIVKPSEATPYTALALAELAHEAGIPPGVFNIVTGDSKMIGKVLTSSPIVRKLSFTGSTGVGSQLMAQCAEHIQKVSLELGGNAPFIVFDDADLERAVEGAMICKFRNTGQTCVCANRFLVQRSVHEKFASLLAKAMGELKLGNGLDDGVTQAPLINRAAAEKVQQHYQDAIDKGATHLYGPAPDSDEGSFVHPVLISDVSTEMQVCHEETFGPLAAIMTFDTEEEAIRIANDTPYGLAAYFYSRDIHRCWRVADALEAGMVGVNEGAISNPMAPFGGVKASGLGREGSRHGLEEYTELKYICMGTE
- a CDS encoding MalY/PatB family protein; this encodes MSFNFDQEICREGTQSVKYDARRAVFGGEDVMPLWVADMDFAAPEAVTRALVERAQHPVYGYSLFPDSLYQSMIDWFATRHDWHIERDWILMAPGVVPSIHAAIMAFAKPGEGIIVQSPVYPPFFSSVNKTGRRLIDNPLRLENGRYRMDMEHLEQCAAAGARMLILCSPHNPVGRVWDEQELRAVLAIARRHELMVLSDDIHCDLVFSGKRHLMLANLAQAGDQVVTAVAPSKTFNVPGLGLSALVVPDPEHRKALKQVFETLHMEQANPFSLTAFEAAYRCGGPWLDALLNYLQDNRRFVSEYLHEHIPRISLIEPEGTYLLWLDCRGLGLNDAGLKAFFIKQAGLGLNPGISFGEGGSGFMRLNIGTRRTNLQRAMDQLRLAVETMSSK
- a CDS encoding PHB depolymerase family esterase; this encodes MTKTNLACWMALALMTTGCGGGGGGGSDTPDTPVDTPTDTPADPPPVEDPPATDPPPIDEPPAEEPPVSDPPAGGGAVSQPAPSIGCGGPAPKAGARTISVAGIDRQYILDLPTGYDASKAYPLVFSFHGRGREAGEYRDSNSLKETVGDAVILVHPQGVPDPSAPVEPGRDSWERTGDRDIAFFDAIHNELTSEACVDEDRVFTTGMSMGGFFAARLACERGDVVRAFASAAAGPPLKSATECVGRAAAWTAHDPQDELIDYTTDGLALRDYWLDANVCGEETRQLSDGCVEYTNCDAGYPARWCQYSQADKPYSNHHEWPSFAPRAAADFFLALD
- a CDS encoding PHB depolymerase family esterase — translated: MTKYKLLYCVALAILATGCSSGDDDDDYETAPDVITEPEPGADPGTDPGTNAGTEPPVTGDPAPADPVDPPPADDPIAEPPPPPTAGPTPAAPSIGCGGPAPQAGSRTIAVGGDDRRYILDLPTGYDPEKAYPVVFSFHGRGDELKGKDNNYKATNGIVETMGEAAIVVHPQGMPVPSAAEYPERRSWETVGSRDVAFFDAMYEELRGEACVDENRVFTMGMSMGGLFASRLACERGDVVRAFSAVASAPPQKSASECVGRAAAWAAHDPQDKLIPYTDGLAQRQYWVDANMCGEETRQLENGCVEYTNCDTGYPVRWCEYSLAEQPNSRNHEWPGFAASQSAAFFQSLD
- a CDS encoding ABC transporter transmembrane domain-containing protein — translated: MSRPHQYETLGFALRFIAPYRWRVAGALLALVFTAGITLSLGQGLRLMVDQGFVTGSPELLNQSVSVFLLMVVALAIGTYARFYLVSWIGERVVADIRRQVFDHVIDLHPGFFETNRGLEIQSRLTADTTVLQSVIGSTLSIALRNGLMLIGGIVLLVVTNPKLTSIVMLAVPLIIAPIIYFGRRVRRLSRLSQDRVADVGSYVGEVLGQIKTVQAYNHQAQDRARFSTVVEQAFEVSRSRIRQRAWLMSIVIVLVLGAIGMMIWVGGLDVIAGRISLGELAAFLFYSLIVGLAAGALSEVIGELQRAAGAGARIVELLRTKQEISAPRTGLLQLPERLSQGITFEQVYFSFSTRPDLPVIRRFSLDIRLGETLALVGPSGAGKSTLFDLLLRFFDVTDGRITIDGLDIRCLDPAQVRACFALVSQNPALFYGSVAENIRYGRPEADESAIEAAARAAHADEFIADMPNGYETQLGDAGLGLSGGQKQRLAIARALLTDAPILLLDEATSALDARSEYLIQQAMPRLTKDRTTIVIAHRLATVKNADRIAVIDKGCLVALGTHDELVRHNGLYARLAELQFGTATI
- a CDS encoding multidrug effflux MFS transporter; the encoded protein is MPLKILLILGGLSAFGPLAIDLYLPAFPAMAEVFATDSEHIQLSLSAYFLGLALGQVFYGPIADRFGRRKPLLFGIGLFCAASLACALAPTLEWLIAARFAQALGGCAGIVVNRAVVRDLCEPIEAAKAFSQLMLVMGVAPILAPLAGGWLLALGNWTWIFLFLTLFSAAFSLAVFFGLKETLAPSATPPALSSALGRYRRLLGEPLFMFHALTGGIAMAGMFAYIAGSPFLIIELYGVAPAHFGWFFAVNASGFILFAQVNGWLLRRHPPMKLLRFTTIFFAACNLILLGVALYQPDTLWPFLLPLFGSVAVIALVLPNSSAEAMAGQGHQAGVASALMGTMQFVIAGITSALVGILHDGTAVPMTAVMAACGAGTLVMACMAQHTATKRARVALPG